GGCAGTTCCCTGATCTCCTCCAGGGTCCGGGTCATGGTCCGTTCGACGTCCGTGGCGTACACGGAGGAACCGGTGGTGTGCCAGACGACGGTGTCGGTGTCGCCGCCGAGGCGGGTGAACCCTTCCTGGAGGATCTCCCCCGCCCGGCCCGCCTCGGTGCCCGGTACGTCGTAGTCGTCGGTGTAGGCGGAGCCCGCGAAGCCGGCCGCGGCCGCGGTGCCTCCGAGGGCGAACAGCCAGATGAGGACGGTGGCGAGGCGGTGCGCGAGGCACCAGCGTGCGATGGCTGCCAACGGACGTGCTCCCTGCGGGTTCGTGGACCCCGACGGGAGACAAGGGGAATGTCCCGTAAAAGTCGCATGACCTGAGAAGTATTACCTTCTCAGCAGATGGTGATCGTTTGCCCCTTTCGTGGTGATGGTCACAGAGATGGGCGGACCGCTTCCCCCACGGGTCCCCCGGCCGGCCCGGCCCGCCGCGGCTCCCCGGCCCGCCCCCACGCCTCGCAGGCCGGCCCCTCCCCCCGCCTCCCCACCTCCCGTCCGGCCGCGGCCCGCCCCCCGGGGCCGTGTCAGCCGGTGACGCTCGGCCTGCCGTTCTCGATGTGACCCATGAGCCGCCGCCGGAAGCGGCCTTCCTCCTCCACCGTGATGTCGAGGTCGTACCAGCCGTGCGCGTCCGCCGCCGAGTGGACGATCGTGCGGCTGCGCCCCGGCTTCACCTTGATGCGCCTGGCCCAGTCCCGCAGGTCCGCCTCGTCGACGTAGCCGAGGGGGCGTACGACGTAGGTGAGGGGACGGCCGCCGGTGTTGCGCAGGGTGAGGTGCAGGTCCCGCTCGCGGCCGTCGACGCGCGAGGCGACCTCCGCGTCGCCGTCGGCCGTCCCCGCGAACTCGCGGCGGAAGCCGTTGGGGCCGGTGATCGTGAACCGGTACGCCTCCCCGGCGAGCGGCACCGTCCACCGTTCGGTGCCCTTCACGTCCAGGTGCTGGGGGAGGCCGAACTCCGAGGCGTACGGGTAGAGGGCGAAGTGCGCCGACGAGCGCCCGGTGTTGGTGACGATCACACGTACCGCCCCGTCCACGAGCGTGCCCTGCGCGTCCGGCTGGTAGGGCAGCGGCCTCGCCGGGCGCACGCCGGGCTCCTGGACGGGCATCCGCTGGACCTTCGGCGGTACGGGCCGCCAGCGCCCGCTGAACGGCGGGACGGCCGCCGGGGGCTCGGGCTGCGGCATCCGCCCGGCCCGGATGAAGTCGAACGCCGATGTCAGGTCGCCGGTGACCGACCGCCGCCAGTCGCCGATGTTGGGTTCCCGCACGCCCGTCCACCGTTCCAGGAACCGGATGACGGAGGTGTGGTCGAAGACCTCGGAGCACACGTGACCGCCGACGGTCCACGGGGAGACGACGAGCAGGGGCACCCTGATCCCGAGGCCGGTGGGCCTGCCCTGCCACCATTCCTCCGCCTCCCCGGGCGGCGCGACCGGCGGCGGGACGTGGTCGAAGAAGCCGTCGTTCTCGTCGTAGTTGATGAACACGGCGGTGTGGCGCCACACGTCGGGATGGCTGCCGAGCGCGTCGAGGATCTTGTAGAGGACCGTCGCGCTGTGCACCGGCGACGAGACGCTCGGGTGCTCCGAGTCCACCGCGGAGGGCACCAGGTACGACACCTCGGGGAGGGTCCCCGCGGCCACGTCCCGGGCGAACTCCTCGGCCAGGGTCCCGGTCCCGACCCGGCGCAGCCCCCGTTCGAAGAGGCTGCGCTCGGCCGCGGTCAGGCCGGCCACGCCCTCCTCCAGCAGGCCCAGCAGCCGCTCGCGCTCCCCGGCGTCCCCGGTCGTGCGGACGGCTGCGTAGAAGGACTCCATGTAGGTGTGACCGCCGGTCCTCGCCAGCGCCTTGCGGGCCACGGCCTTGAAGGTGGCGAAGAACTCGATCTGGTTGTCGGTGAAGTTCTCCCACTCGGTGTACGTGCGCCAGCTGCGTCCGGCCTTCTCCAGCCGTTCCGCGTAGGTGCTCCAGCCGTACCCGGGATGGGTGTCCTCGTCGTACGCGTCGTTGCCGACGGCCCGGCCGCCCCCGGGCTCGTCACCGGTCCTGCCGCTCCACAAGTGGTTGCGGTTGGGACTGGTGGAGGTGTGGATCGAGGAGTGGTAGGCGTCGCAGACCGTGAAGGTGTCGGCCAGCTCGTAGTGCAGCGGCAGGTCGCGGCGGTCGTAGTACGCCATGGTGGCGGAGGACTTGGCGCCGATCCAGCCGTTCATCCAGCCGCCCGCCCACGCCTCGGCCCCGCCGCTCCAGGAGTGGTCGAGGGCCCCGATGTACTGGAGGTCCTTCTTCTGGGTCTCGGCGGCCCGGCGGACCGGGAAGGGCAGCACGGCGGTGCCGTCCGGCGCGGGCTGCCGGAAGACGGGGTCGCCCGAGGGGAGTTCGACGGCGTTGCGGTCGCCGAAGCCGCGCACCCCGCGCAGGGTCCCGAAGTAGTGGTCGAAGGAACGGTTCTCCTGCATCAGGATCACCACGTGCCGGATATCGGGGAGTCCGCCGCCCGGCCGGGCGGGCCGGGCGGCGACGGCGGCGCGCAGCGAGGTCGGCAGGAACGAGCCCGCCGCCGCCGCGCCCAGTGCGCCGCCGCCGAGCGCGAAGAGCCTTCGCCGTGAGATGTCCGTGGTCAAGTGAGCCTCCCGAGTTCGCGGTATGGCGGGAAGCTAGTGACCCGAGGTGGCGGGGGAAAGGCAGCCGTACGGCCCGTCGGTGAACGTCCCCGCCATCGGAGCCGGCGCCGGGGGTGCGGGGCGCGCGGGGGTGGGCTGGGGTGCGCTGGGCGCGCGGGGGTGGGCTGGGGTGCGAGGGAGGGCGCTGAGGTACGAGAGGGGGCGCCGCCGGGGCGCCGGAAGAGCACGGGGAGGCGACCGGGGGCGCACCGGGTGCGCGGGGCGGCGGTGCGCGCACCGGACGGCGGCGGAGGCACGGCGGGCATGCGGCCCTTCCAGCACCGGCACCGTCCCCGGGCCCGTTCCCGGCACCGGCACCGTTCCTGGACCCGTTCCCCACACCGTCCCCGGGCCCACCCGCTCCCCGCGCCGCCCCCGGGCCCGGGAACGGCGAAAGGGCGGTGCGCCCGGATCCCCGGGTGCGCCGCCCTCCCTCGCACGGTGGCGGTCCGGGAGCCCCGGGCCGCCGTCGGCTCAGCCCTCGACGCCGAGCTTCTCCAGGATCAGCTCGCGTACGCGTGCCGCGTCGGCCTGGCCGCGGGTGGCCTTCATGACCGCGCCGACCAGTGCGCCGGCCGCGGCGACCTTGCCGCCGCGGATCTTGTCCGCGATGGCCGCGTTGGCCGCGATGGCCTCGTCGACGGCTGCGCCCAGCGCGCCCTCGTCCGAGACGACCTTCAGGCCGCGCTTCTCGACGACGGTGTCCGGGTCGCCCTCGCCCGCGAGGACGCCCTCCAGGACCTGGCGTGCCAGCTTGTCGTTGAGGTCGCCGGCGGCGACGAGCTCCGCGACCCGGGCGACCTGCGCCGGGGTGACGGGCAGTTCGTCCAGGCTCCGGCCGGTCTCGTTGGCGTTACGGGCCAGCTCGCCCATCCACCACTTCCGGGCCTGGTCCGAGGGGGCACCGGCCTCGGTCGTCGCGACGATCAGGTCGACCGCCCCGGCGTTGAGGATGGACTGCATGTCGTGCTCGCCGACGCCCCACTCCTCCTTGAGCCGCTGACGCCGCACCCGGGGCAGCTCGGGAAGCCCCTTGCGGAGCTCCTCGACCCACTCGCGGGCCGGCGCGACCGGCACCAGGTCGGGCTCGGGGAAGTAGCGGTAGTCCTCGGCGTTGTCCTTGATGCGGCCGGCCGTGGTGGAGCCGTCCTCCTCGTGGAAGTGCCGGGTCTCCTGCACGATCATCCCGCCCGAGTTCAGCACCGCGGCGTGGCGCTGGATCTCGAAGCGGGCGGCACGCTCGACGGAGCGCAGCGAGTTGACGTTCTTCGTCTCGGAGCGCGTACCGAAGGTCTCGGTGCCGTTGGGCCGCAGCGACAGGTTCACGTCGCAGCGCATCTGGCCCATCTCCATGCGGGCCTCCGAGACGCCGAGCGCCTTGATGAGCTCGCGGAGCTCGGCGACGTACGCCTTGGCGACCTCGGGGGCGCGGGCGCCGGCCCCCTCGATCGGCTTGGTGACGATCTCGATGAGGGGGATGCCCGCGCGGTTGTAGTCCAGCAGCGAGTGGGACGCGCCGTGGATGCGGCCGGTGGCGCCGCCGACGTGCGTCGACTTGCCGGTGTCCTCCTCCATGTGGGCGCGCTCGATCTCCACCCGGAAGATCTCGCCGTCCTCCAGCTGGACGTCCAGATAGCCGTTGTAGGCGATCGGCTCGTCGTACTGGGAGGTCTGGAAGTTCTTCGGCATGTCCGGATAGAAGTAGTTCTTCCGGGCGAAACGGCACCACTCGGCGATCTCGCAGTTCAGCGCGAGCCCGATCTTGACGGCGGACTCGACACCGATCTCGTTGACGACCGGCAGCGCGCCCGGCAGCCCGAGGCAGACCGGGCAGGTCTGCGAGTTGGCGTCCTGCTTGAGCTCCGTGGAGCACCCGCAGAACATCTTCGTCTTGGTGCCGAGTTCGACATGGACCTCCAGGCCCATGACGGGGTCGTACGCCGCGAGAGCGTCCTCGTACGACTCCAGGTCGATGACAGTCACGGTGAAACTTTCCCTCTCATCCCAGCAGGACGTCGTCGTCGCCGAGACGCTTGAGTTCGCGGTAGAGGATCGCCATGCCGGTCACGATCGCGGCGGCGGACACGGCGGCGTCGATCAGCCGGAGCGTGTCGTTGTCCTGGCGGGCCATCTTCGCCTGCTTGACGACGCTGAGCGCGCCGAAGGCGGTCGTACCGAGCGACAGGTAGACGCCCGACTTGGACTTCTTGAAGTTCTTGGCCTTCTTCGCCATGGCACTCATAGGGACGGAGCCTCCTCGATCAGCGGGTGCCCCCACCTTTCCACGAAGGCGGCCTCGACGGCGGCTCCGACCTTGTAGAGCCGGTCGTCCTTCATGGCGGGGGCGATGATCTGCAGACCCACCGGCAGGCCGTCCTCCGGGGCCAGGCCGCAGGGGAGCGACATGGCGGAGTTGCCGGCGAGGTTGACGGGGATGGTGCACAGGTCCGCGAGGTACATCGCCATCGGGTCGTCGGCGCGCTCGCCGATCGGGAACGCCGTGGTCGGCGTCGTCGGCGAGACGATGACGTCCACCTGCTCGAACGCCTTCTCGAACTCCCGGGTGATGAGGGTGCGGACCTTCTGGGCCGAGCCGTAGTACGCGTCGTAGTAGCCGGAGCTGAGCGCGTAGGTACCGAGGATGATGCGGCGCTTGACCTCGTCGCCGAAACCGGCCTCACGGGTGAGCGCGGTGACGTCCTCGGCGGAGCGGGTGCCGTCGTCGCCGACCCGGAGGCCGTAGCGCATGGCGTCGAAGCGGGCCAGGTTCGAGGAGCACTCGGACGGCGCGATCAGGTAGTACGCCGAGAGCGCGAGGTCGAAGGAGGGGCAGTCCAGCTCGACGACGGTGGCGCCGAGCGACTTCAGCAGCTCGACCGACTCGTTGAAGCGCTGGACGACGCCGGCCTGGTAGCCCTCGCCGGAGAACTGCTTGACGACGCCGACGCGCATGCCCTCGACGGAGCCGTTGCGGGCGGCCTCGACGACCGGCGGGACGGGGGCGTCGATGGACGTCGAGTCCATCGGGTCGTGCCCGCCGATCGCCTCGTGCAGCAGCGCCGCGTCCAGGACCGTACGGGCGCAGGGCCCGCCCTGGTCGAGGGAGGAGGAGAAGGCGACCATGCCGTAGCGCGAGACGCCGCCGTAGGTCGGCTTGACGCCGACGGTGCCGGTGACGGCCGCGGGCTGGCGGATGGAGCCGCCGGTGTCCGTGCCGATGGCCAGCGGAGCCTCGAAGGAGGCGAGGGCCGCGGCCGAACCGCCGCCGGAGCCGCCCGGGATCCGGGTGAGGTCCCAGGGGTTGCCGGTCGGGCCGTAGGCGCTGTTCTCGGTGGAGGACCCCATGGCGAACTCGTCCATGTTGGTCTTGCCGAGGATGACGACGTCGGCGGCCCTCAGCTTCCGGGT
This DNA window, taken from Streptomyces nitrosporeus, encodes the following:
- the gatA gene encoding Asp-tRNA(Asn)/Glu-tRNA(Gln) amidotransferase subunit GatA, with the translated sequence MTDTSTIIKLTASEIAGKIASGELTAVEVTEAHLARIDAVDEKVHAFLHIDREGALAQARAVDAKREAGEKLGPLAGVPLALKDIFTTQDMPTTVGSKILEGWIPPYDATLTRKLRAADVVILGKTNMDEFAMGSSTENSAYGPTGNPWDLTRIPGGSGGGSAAALASFEAPLAIGTDTGGSIRQPAAVTGTVGVKPTYGGVSRYGMVAFSSSLDQGGPCARTVLDAALLHEAIGGHDPMDSTSIDAPVPPVVEAARNGSVEGMRVGVVKQFSGEGYQAGVVQRFNESVELLKSLGATVVELDCPSFDLALSAYYLIAPSECSSNLARFDAMRYGLRVGDDGTRSAEDVTALTREAGFGDEVKRRIILGTYALSSGYYDAYYGSAQKVRTLITREFEKAFEQVDVIVSPTTPTTAFPIGERADDPMAMYLADLCTIPVNLAGNSAMSLPCGLAPEDGLPVGLQIIAPAMKDDRLYKVGAAVEAAFVERWGHPLIEEAPSL
- a CDS encoding phosphocholine-specific phospholipase C; the protein is MTTDISRRRLFALGGGALGAAAAGSFLPTSLRAAVAARPARPGGGLPDIRHVVILMQENRSFDHYFGTLRGVRGFGDRNAVELPSGDPVFRQPAPDGTAVLPFPVRRAAETQKKDLQYIGALDHSWSGGAEAWAGGWMNGWIGAKSSATMAYYDRRDLPLHYELADTFTVCDAYHSSIHTSTSPNRNHLWSGRTGDEPGGGRAVGNDAYDEDTHPGYGWSTYAERLEKAGRSWRTYTEWENFTDNQIEFFATFKAVARKALARTGGHTYMESFYAAVRTTGDAGERERLLGLLEEGVAGLTAAERSLFERGLRRVGTGTLAEEFARDVAAGTLPEVSYLVPSAVDSEHPSVSSPVHSATVLYKILDALGSHPDVWRHTAVFINYDENDGFFDHVPPPVAPPGEAEEWWQGRPTGLGIRVPLLVVSPWTVGGHVCSEVFDHTSVIRFLERWTGVREPNIGDWRRSVTGDLTSAFDFIRAGRMPQPEPPAAVPPFSGRWRPVPPKVQRMPVQEPGVRPARPLPYQPDAQGTLVDGAVRVIVTNTGRSSAHFALYPYASEFGLPQHLDVKGTERWTVPLAGEAYRFTITGPNGFRREFAGTADGDAEVASRVDGRERDLHLTLRNTGGRPLTYVVRPLGYVDEADLRDWARRIKVKPGRSRTIVHSAADAHGWYDLDITVEEEGRFRRRLMGHIENGRPSVTG
- the gatB gene encoding Asp-tRNA(Asn)/Glu-tRNA(Gln) amidotransferase subunit GatB — its product is MTVIDLESYEDALAAYDPVMGLEVHVELGTKTKMFCGCSTELKQDANSQTCPVCLGLPGALPVVNEIGVESAVKIGLALNCEIAEWCRFARKNYFYPDMPKNFQTSQYDEPIAYNGYLDVQLEDGEIFRVEIERAHMEEDTGKSTHVGGATGRIHGASHSLLDYNRAGIPLIEIVTKPIEGAGARAPEVAKAYVAELRELIKALGVSEARMEMGQMRCDVNLSLRPNGTETFGTRSETKNVNSLRSVERAARFEIQRHAAVLNSGGMIVQETRHFHEEDGSTTAGRIKDNAEDYRYFPEPDLVPVAPAREWVEELRKGLPELPRVRRQRLKEEWGVGEHDMQSILNAGAVDLIVATTEAGAPSDQARKWWMGELARNANETGRSLDELPVTPAQVARVAELVAAGDLNDKLARQVLEGVLAGEGDPDTVVEKRGLKVVSDEGALGAAVDEAIAANAAIADKIRGGKVAAAGALVGAVMKATRGQADAARVRELILEKLGVEG